The Rosa chinensis cultivar Old Blush chromosome 7, RchiOBHm-V2, whole genome shotgun sequence DNA segment AATTGGGTTTGAAGGCTTCTAAGCTCAGCTTGGGCTGCCTCctccaccttttttttttccttcttcttcttttttgccgGATGTTCAAGTTGCCGGTTCAGGATCTTCCGGACCAGTTTTTGGGCTATTTCTTCAGGTTCCTGAATTTTTGGTCTGAGGAGCTCATGATATCAAAATTTGgtagaaattggaggtccggaaggtggtgaaccggtggagtaTTTGCTGCGGGTGGTTTGGAGCTTCCAGTAgacggttcggtaggtttctggcaggttcttggggtggctccgccggttctggactcctggggtcgagggcttcaaggtgtgaggtggaggcagaaaaggcttcaaggttttgtattcgaatttggggttttagcttcttgaatcagggtttggctatttattTCAGGGTTAAGGCTTCTTGccgataacgtgtttaaggaaaactaaattgggagGGAATTgaatcgtactttcattgataataggagcctctttatatagaggattacaagcatagagatagagttgtacatggaaacataatcgtacattgattggatatctcctaagattctatgagaatatctctaatataaaccctatttcaactagagcaagtaacctcgagtttgggccagacacatattctggatttacttgaacaaacaGTTCATTTTCAAATATCTTAGTAAGAAGTACCAAATTACTTTGTGGGTTGTTACCAAGGATGGGTGGTGGATTCCCAAAAGTAGTGATCATTTCTCTTTTAATCGAGGATTAGCGTTTTGAGCAATGACAAAAGATTATTATTGTTTAATCCCATTGCAACTAAATTACAAGAGTAAAATCATAAACAAATAGATTACCCTTACAACACCATATGAAGACTCACTAAGacatgcaattgtggtacggAATTGCTCCAAAGTTCCTAGGTAGTGGCTACACTAATGTAAAAGGGTTTGTAGGGGGCACTTTGATTAGAGTTGTACGGCAGTGGATATTCATGGGTAAGGACTCAAAACTTTGCCCCTTTGTCTGAGTTAGCGAAGACTAGGCCCAGCAAACTTCGAAGGATTAAAAATCCTAGGAAGCTTGCTATTGTGTTCTTCCCGGCAGCTCCTTGTATATGCAGGCACTGAATTGAACATTCCAAGAGAGGCTTGGCAAGATACAtgtggtgtgggagctagaaaagcatgagtttGAGAAGAAGAGGTTCCAGCAGTGTTGTATACTGGTTGAGATTTGTGAGATAAGGGGGTTTGGACAGAAGATGAgtttgaaatgatggaaaacTATGGATGGATGTGGGAGAGAGGAAGCATGGGAGAAGAAGAGTGCTAGAGAGCTTGCTAGCACACCCCGTTCTGCCCCCCTGCTTGGTTAGTAACATAGCTATTTATATGCAATTCCAGCAGCTAAAGGAATCTCGGTGGAAGGTCTCTACTGCTGGGTAAAGAGATGGCTTGGGTTAAATGCATGTATTGGTTTTTGTAATGCCTCTTTGGCCTGTCAGGTTTTGTCTAAAGAAGATTGTGGAATAGGTTTGGCAGATTTTCTGCCGTGAAATCTGCTGCTGGGATTATGGGATTATGCTATGCGGCTAGGATCAAGAATCCTATGTTTAGCATTTACTATTTTGTTTGGTTCTAAAGGATTTGAGCTTGGGTTTTTgggctttttctcttcttcacttACCCGTATTAAGAGTTAGGCCATTGGGCATGAATTttggtcccaagtccaaaaCTATCAACGagcctaaaactaataatgGGTCTCATGCAATttcgttaccttccacaccacacccattCTTGTAAGCCCCAAGTGCGTgaatgtggcttgggtccacgtgCGTGGCGTGATGTTTACGGGTGTAATTCGCCTCAAAATATGAATTGGGCCTTAAGGCATGAATTGGGCTTGTTAGCTGGATTTTTGGGTGTCAACAGGGTCCAACGCACGcaactatgaaaataaaagttaaACCTCATGGGAGGGAGGCACAACaaaattttctttccttattgTACGATTGGTGAGAGGTAGCCAAAACTACATTATTTTTTATCACATAATATTTTGATCTGTATGACTGGAGAACTTGTTTAGCTATGATGCTAAACTGTATACTATATATACATCCTTAGCCAAGAAGGACTGTATACAGTCCTTCTTAGGTAAGGCTATCCTTACCATAGCCTTAGGAAcagattttgagtttttgaccacttttcgatcacatattcacatcttaacagttcagtttttaggtcctaatgtatagatcacttatgcaaattttcagttaaattgatgatcgttaaggtatcgatctcgattaaaccaatgaacgaaccgaatcagTCGAACtggaaccgttcatgttcattattgtaaattgcagtttgaatgccttaacgatcatcagtttggctgaaatttggcagagatgatctatacattaggatctaaaaattgaatggttaagatgtgaatatgtgatcgaaaaatggtCAAAAACTTGAAATCTGTTCCTAAGCTAAGGTAAGGACATCCTTAGCCAAGAaggattgtgtgtgtgtgtgtgtgtgtttagaatttagggttttgggaatATTGTTGTGCCTCCCATTGAGGTTCAACTTTTATCAGGGAACACAGTAAATTATATTTAATGATGCCAGTGCAATTTGAACCGACCTACACAACCAATAACAACTCACTGATAAAGATTTGTTGTAGATTGACTTTAGCACAGATGCTCAACTAAGGGATTTAAGGGATAGTTTTGGAGAAATTGTAAGTGACACTAACTCTAATGACTGAGAATAAATACacaattttaagttgttataatttacCTTTTAAATTTATTATATGAGACTGAGATTCACTTGTTCTTATTCAAGTTCTTTAAAACCATCCAATCAGTGAGCATgaaggtgtttttttttttttgggttcatgttaaaagaaaaaagtgtttttttttttggttgaatacAAATATTAATTGGGCCAAAACCCCGGTCAAAAGAGCGTGAATCCTTCTAAACTCTCTCGATTTGATATTTTTGACATAATCATGGCCAGTGAAGTAgtagaagaagagaaggaaagaTTGGTAATAATGGGATCGTATGGAGGAATGGTTAGGCAGCTCAGGGCcccaaaaggagaagaagatgaagatgaagaagaagaagaagactcatGTGGTGCTACGGCAGCTGAAGAGGAGATAATGTTGCTGTGGGGAATCCAACAGCCAACTCTCTCCAAACCAAACGCATTCGTCGCCCAATCCTCTCTTCAACTCAAACTCGATTCCTGTGGCCAATCTCTCTCTATTTTCCAGTCCCCTTCCTCCCTggtattttatttgtttttcctcTTAATAATGTCATTAATTTAATTCATCATCATACTATtttcacacacacaaaaaaatgcTTCTTCCccaaaaaacaaacacaaaatatatatatatatatatatatatatatatatatataattgcttGTTCAATTTTGACACTTAGAAACATGTGTATGCATTTGTATATCTGCAAAACAGCCTGTTGTAGTTGTATCAATAAAaaggtaaaaacaaaaaaaaccttttatagCTAGTTTCCGGAAGCATTTGGCTTATCTTTGTCATTTCAAAGATTATGAGTGGGAGAAATGTTTGATTGATAATTCCCTGCCCCTGGCCACAAAGTTGATTATGATCTGCATAACTGCATTTCACAGTTAGAACACCTGAACTAAAAGACACACATGGGGCAGGACAACTAGGAAGCTTGCATTGTTTGACCATTATATGGAATTTAGCATTGCCCATTAACCATAACATGTACGGTACAGAATCAAAGGCTGGCCATAACATGACTCTAAAACTCTAGACTGTGAATGTTGTAATGCAGAATTAACAGATCATCTGAAGTATGATGCTGTTATGAGGGACACTCTTTCTTTTCTGAAACTCGACTGCAGGTTACCCAAAAATTGGCAAAAGGAATAGGAATCTTTGGCTTACTGTTATGTAGTAAGATGGAGTAAAGAACTGgaaagtgtctttcaacttacAGATTAGCATGTGGCCGAGGAACATAAATGTTAAATAGCTGCTCATTGAATACTAATTGAATGAATATGTGTTTTAGCTTGTGAAATGCATTCACAATTCAAACACCAACCCTGCTTAGTAGTCTCCAACATCTGTTTCTGTTGTGCACAGGCTGAGATTATTGCATTGTTTGACTGAATAAGTTTCCATCAACATCTTATTTCAGTTGGTTATTCAATCTGTAAAAAAAAGCATGTTAGAGGACACTTTTAATCTTGCTAGAACAGTCATTGTGTATTCAACTGCTTGTTCTTGAATGACTTGATTAATTGAACTGTAGAGCACTCCTGGGGTTACTGGTGCCGTCATGTGGGACAGTGGAGTTGTATTGGGGAAGTTCTTAGAGCATGCTGTGGACTCAGAGTTGTTGCTGCTTCAAGGCAAGAAAGTTGTTGAATTGGGCTCCGGCTGTGGTTTAGTCGGGTGAGAATGAATACAACCTCTTCTTTACTGTGCCTTTGTTTTTATATTATATCTGTGAGATACTTAATCCTATAAGGCTATAACTGAGGATATCTTACTCACTCTTCTATCAAATTTATCTTATCCAACAGAACTCTATTTCTTTACAGTTTCAGTTCACTTCGATTTTAATGTGTAGGCCAGCCTGAAAATAATGGTTCTCTTACTCAATTTATGCCACGATTCTCTGTTCTTCCAGCTGCATTGCAGCTCTTTTAGGTAGTCAAGCTGTCCTCACTGATCTTCCTGATAGATTGAGGCTACTAAAAAAGAACATTGATGCCAATCTGAGACATGGGGATGTGCGAGGTTCAGCAAAAGTGATGGAATTACAGTGGGGAGATGATCCTGACCTGGAACTGATAGAACCTCCACCTGATTTCGGTAATAACCGTTGGCTATATCTCCTATAGAAAAACATACACTAAATTACATGGCAAATCTTGATTTCAAACATTGAGGACGGGATGAGTATTTTCTCTTGTCAGGCATGGCTCAAGGTTCAAAGCCTGAAATTTAGTTTTCTGAAACAATTGGTGTAAAAGCATTAAAGACTAGAATTCTGAACTCTTGTCCCATAAGGTTTCATACCTGGACTTGAATCATAAAAGCATATTTCCTCTTGTAAGTGGGAGGGGCACTTGTTTAGTTAGTTACTTACAATTTGTCTCTCAGTTGCATTCTAATGAAATTGTCTGTATGGTCGGCCAAAAGGTGTCAGTTTACTGCATTTTTCACAGCTCATTCTTGATCATAGTAATGGACCTATAGGTGAATCATCGAAGTAGGATTCACCTTCAGTACTCAACCAAAACATTTCTAATACATGTATTTTCACCAAAATGTTATTCCAGTTCTAGGATCTGATGTAATCTATAGTGAGGGAGCAGTATTGGATCTGCTGTCTACCTTGCGGCAACTCTGTGGGTCTGAAACAACAGTCTTCTTGGCTGGAGAACTTCGAAATGGTAATGTTATATATCTTTTCTATCTTTAAATTTGTATTCCCTTTTCCTATATTGTTCTCAAATCTTTGTTCTAAAACAGATGCTGTCCTTGAATATTTCTTAGAGTGCGCAATGGAGGATTTCATAATTGGGCGTTTGGAGCAGAGTCAGTGGCATCCGGACTTTTGTAGCAGTCGTGTTGTTTTGTATGTTTTGGTCAAGAAATGATGGCTGGTCTTTACGAAGAAAACAAAGATTCCCTTTCTCCAAATACTGTTGGTCATAGTCGTATCATATAACTCAAATCCTCTTTATACTGTTACATTTGATATTTAGCATTCATCTCTTGTAGTCTGAAGTTTTTATAATCTCCAGAAGTGCGGAGACTAGTAATATAGCAAGCTTTCATTACATTATTCTTGAATTATGCTGAAGTTATTTTCGTTATAATTTGCCCCTCCAAATTTGGATATATCCATGTCTTAGtttctttgaaatttctattttacagtttacatctctctctctctctctctctctctctctctacatgaGTGATAGCAGTTTGGTCTTTACAAACAGTTTTTTCAATCACATAACAATTGGGGATATGGTGGTGCTTCTTttgttatttattattattatttattattattattattattattattattttatcaaATCAATAACTAGCCTATTGTGAGTTGAACTCACGACCTCCTACTTACAAAAATGAGACTTACGCCACTAGACTAAATGGTATTGGGCGGTGGTGCTTCTAGTTTGAtctctaaatttgatattttgacCTCCATTTTTTAAAATTGTTAATAGAatttgtcaactcatatgaaaaCCTCGTCAagtttctttttactttcaaaGTATATTTTGTTTGATATTGACGTGGCCCTTTCGGGGGTAGGTCATGTTGTGTAATCACTTGGATTCGAATGTATGAAAGGTTTGACgtcctattaaaaaaaataaaataaaaagtatatTTTGCCTTCAATCTCTCTTGTTTGGATGCGAGATGATACCTTTGTAGAAATTTTTAATTGTTATATTTCTAGAGTTCGTGTTTTTGTAGAGATTAAGTTATTGACAACAACATACTTAGAACATAATTttaaaaagggtttttgtccattaaGCCAATTTCTagatatttttttcccacttaccccattaagttttttttaattcccccttacccaaaacactctaaggaattcttccctaataccccataaagtttttttttgtgttttttgttttttttttataccattttaccctcacccatgtgttacttagagagagagagagagagagagagagagagagagagagaatggaaaagagagaaaccatggaGACTTCGCCAGAGCCCCGTCACCGGTCGCTGGATTCCAGTCAACTTTCGCAGGATTTCggtcaccggtcgtcagatTCCAGTCACCTGCCGCCGCCTGCCGGACTTTTCTAAAAACCTCACCCGAGGTTTCTAGAGAGGGTCGTTGAAGATTTCATAGATTGCTGGAaaaatttattgcccccaaatagacgtttattgccctccaatagatgcTTATTgtccccaatagtctattgccccccaatagaacttttgctagtcggaatgggaactaatcttcctaaaattagacaattaaaactttgattaaagaaaaaaacgaagagattatatcaattcaaaatgtctattgccctctaatagatCTTTATTGTCcatcgatttttttttcttttttcttttcttctgggcTTCTGCTGTCAttttgccaaaaaaagaaaaaggtttgggcacccagaaaatgttGTGGGCACCCAATTGCATTACATCAATACACACAGATACGAAAAATCCCCATTGAACAATTGAAGTTAAAGTGAAATGAATCACAGAACATACGAACAGTATAATTCAAGACCAATTACAGTCCTTACTGATCGTAATCAAGTTTGGTGAGCTTCTGGGCCGAAGTCCGAGATATGGGCCAGGGCGGATTCTCTTTGCCGACGCTGGAAGATCTCGTGTCGGTTTTGAGAGCGGCGACGGGGTTGGTTCCGATTGTGATTGCCTTCGCTCCGAATCGAATCGCTGTTttgaagaaactgaaattgatcaAGATTCTGAGTCTGATTGCGAATCGAAGTCGCTGATTTCCTATGGGTTTGGGGTTTTCACTGCGAATCAGAGGCATGAAGTAGGCTCTGATCGTCGACGCCATTGACGACGAGCTTGTCGCCTTCGCCACTGCGGAAGTAGCAAGGACTGCTCTGATGA contains these protein-coding regions:
- the LOC112178900 gene encoding EEF1A lysine methyltransferase 3 isoform X2 → MASEVVEEEKERLVIMGSYGGMVRQLRAPKGEEDEDEEEEEDSCGATAAEEEIMLLWGIQQPTLSKPNAFVAQSSLQLKLDSCGQSLSIFQSPSSLSTPGVTGAVMWDSGVVLGKFLEHAVDSELLLLQGKKVVELGSGCGLVGCIAALLGSQAVLTDLPDRLRLLKKNIDANLRHGDVRGSAKVMELQWGDDPDLELIEPPPDFVLGSDVIYSEGAVLDLLSTLRQLCGSETTVFLAGELRNECAMEDFIIGRLEQSQWHPDFCSSRVVLYVLVKK
- the LOC112178900 gene encoding EEF1A lysine methyltransferase 3 isoform X1 → MASEVVEEEKERLVIMGSYGGMVRQLRAPKGEEDEDEEEEEDSCGATAAEEEIMLLWGIQQPTLSKPNAFVAQSSLQLKLDSCGQSLSIFQSPSSLSTPGVTGAVMWDSGVVLGKFLEHAVDSELLLLQGKKVVELGSGCGLVGCIAALLGSQAVLTDLPDRLRLLKKNIDANLRHGDVRGSAKVMELQWGDDPDLELIEPPPDFVLGSDVIYSEGAVLDLLSTLRQLCGSETTVFLAGELRNDAVLEYFLECAMEDFIIGRLEQSQWHPDFCSSRVVLYVLVKK